One window from the genome of Paenibacillus azoreducens encodes:
- a CDS encoding carbohydrate ABC transporter permease — MTLILRLVNAAGLLLLVLIFAMPFVWMLSTSLKTLPETMIFPPEWIPRHPVWKNYIDAWNTGPFLHYIMNSVIISVSILVLQMLTIIPASYAFARYKFAGSGFLFGVVMVTLMIPEQLIFLPVYLELSTFKLLNTHLGLILPFASSAFGIFLLRQAFRQISDELLEAARLDQAKEWKIIVRIMVPMVKPVLVTFALFSFIAHWNDYFWPLVMTTNDVARTLPIGIAKIREVEGVGTWNILMAGNLILVAPILAVFSLSQRHIIKAFVYNGVK, encoded by the coding sequence ATGACCCTCATTCTCCGTCTTGTCAATGCGGCAGGGCTGCTGCTGCTGGTGCTGATTTTCGCGATGCCTTTTGTCTGGATGTTGTCCACCTCCCTGAAAACATTGCCGGAGACGATGATTTTCCCGCCGGAGTGGATTCCGCGTCATCCCGTCTGGAAAAACTACATCGATGCCTGGAATACGGGACCGTTCCTGCATTATATAATGAACAGCGTCATCATTTCCGTAAGCATCCTGGTTCTGCAAATGCTGACGATTATACCGGCTTCCTATGCGTTTGCGAGATATAAGTTTGCTGGATCGGGCTTTTTGTTCGGCGTCGTCATGGTGACGCTGATGATTCCGGAGCAGCTTATTTTCCTGCCTGTTTATTTGGAGCTCAGCACCTTCAAGCTGCTGAATACCCATCTGGGACTCATTTTGCCATTCGCTTCAAGCGCCTTCGGCATCTTCCTGCTGCGGCAGGCTTTCCGGCAAATCTCGGATGAACTGCTGGAAGCAGCCAGACTCGATCAGGCGAAGGAATGGAAAATCATCGTTCGGATTATGGTGCCGATGGTAAAGCCGGTGCTTGTCACCTTCGCTTTGTTCAGCTTCATCGCCCATTGGAATGATTATTTCTGGCCGCTGGTGATGACGACAAACGACGTCGCCAGAACGCTGCCGATCGGCATTGCGAAAATCCGCGAGGTCGAAGGCGTGGGAACATGGAATATTTTGATGGCGGGGAATTTGATTCTCGTAGCGCCGATTTTGGCTGTGTTTTCCCTATCGCAGCGCCATATCATTAAGGCGTTTGTGTATAATGGCGTAAAATAA
- a CDS encoding carbohydrate ABC transporter permease, with translation MTLWHKLRPYSMVAPAIIVFSVFFIYPIFYMIYLSFFDWNFVSPTKSFVGIQNFVDLLTEPEFRQVLSNTTLYTILTVTLTTGLSLLLALWLNRGNFFYGIVQGAIFSPHIISLVSISLLWSWIMDPEYGLLNWVIGLFGFGKLQWLAHPSTSLISLVIVAVWKGIGYNTLVFIAGLQSIPADIYEAASLDRSRPWTTFTKLILPMLSPTIFFLVIINMIGSFQVFETIAIMTQGGPVNSTNTLVYYIYQYGFRFFKIGYASAAGVILLVIVGILTIIYFKLLSNRVHYR, from the coding sequence ATGACGCTTTGGCATAAGCTTCGCCCCTATAGCATGGTTGCTCCGGCCATCATTGTTTTTTCGGTGTTTTTCATATATCCGATCTTTTACATGATTTATTTGAGTTTCTTCGATTGGAATTTCGTCAGTCCGACGAAAAGCTTCGTCGGAATACAAAATTTTGTGGATTTGCTTACCGAACCGGAATTCCGGCAGGTGCTTTCCAATACGACGCTGTACACGATTTTGACGGTAACGTTAACGACGGGCTTATCCCTGCTGCTCGCTTTGTGGCTCAACCGCGGGAACTTCTTTTACGGCATCGTGCAGGGCGCCATTTTTAGTCCGCATATCATTTCGCTGGTATCCATTTCGCTTTTATGGAGCTGGATCATGGACCCCGAATACGGGCTGCTCAACTGGGTTATCGGGCTGTTTGGCTTTGGAAAGCTGCAGTGGCTCGCCCATCCAAGCACATCGCTCATTTCGCTTGTCATCGTTGCCGTTTGGAAGGGGATCGGTTACAACACGCTTGTGTTTATCGCCGGCCTGCAGAGCATTCCCGCAGATATTTACGAGGCGGCTTCCCTGGACCGCTCCCGGCCTTGGACGACGTTTACCAAGCTGATTCTGCCGATGTTGTCGCCGACGATTTTTTTCCTGGTGATCATCAACATGATCGGGTCGTTCCAGGTGTTTGAGACGATCGCCATCATGACCCAGGGCGGTCCGGTCAATTCGACGAATACGCTCGTGTACTACATTTACCAATACGGCTTCCGGTTCTTTAAGATCGGCTATGCCTCTGCCGCAGGCGTAATCCTGCTGGTGATCGTGGGCATTCTGACCATCATTTATTTCAAACTGCTGTCGAACCGGGTTCATTACCGCTAA
- a CDS encoding ABC transporter ATP-binding protein encodes MARILLKGICKEFKDETVIQDLNLEIKDGSFTVLVGPSGCGKSTTLRMVAGLEKQSGGEIWIDDTCVNETPPGLRDVAMVFQNYALYPTMTVRGNIEFGLKNRGVPRSEREKLVKDISEIVGLAPFLDKKPQSLSGGQRQRVALARAMVKKPKVFILDEPLSNLDAKLRNQMRTELIQLHKRLGTTFVYVTHDQVEAMSMGDEIVVMNKGAIQQADSPMTLYQDPANLFTAQFIGTPAMNIMNMNEVKGLNVRADRPVSYVGFRPEQALLNPDQQVEGLVLKGEILTRESLGAENIYQIRSEAGTFFVKTFLKPLETADAVNVAVPYDQLYYFGSDGDRVYGAMLETKPLVAGGAFV; translated from the coding sequence ATGGCACGGATTCTGCTGAAGGGAATCTGCAAGGAATTCAAGGATGAAACCGTGATTCAGGACTTGAACCTGGAGATCAAGGACGGCTCCTTTACGGTGCTTGTCGGACCGTCGGGCTGCGGCAAATCGACCACGCTGCGCATGGTCGCCGGACTTGAGAAGCAAAGCGGCGGCGAAATATGGATTGATGATACATGCGTAAACGAAACGCCGCCCGGGCTGCGGGATGTCGCCATGGTGTTTCAAAATTATGCGCTGTATCCGACCATGACCGTGCGCGGCAATATCGAGTTCGGCCTCAAAAACAGAGGCGTCCCCCGCAGCGAGCGCGAGAAGCTGGTCAAGGACATTTCGGAAATCGTCGGTCTTGCCCCTTTTCTTGACAAAAAACCGCAGAGCCTGTCCGGCGGGCAGCGTCAGCGTGTGGCCTTGGCGCGGGCGATGGTCAAAAAGCCGAAAGTATTTATTCTTGACGAACCTTTGTCCAATCTGGACGCGAAGCTGCGCAACCAAATGAGAACGGAACTGATCCAGCTGCATAAGCGGCTTGGAACTACGTTTGTATACGTGACCCACGATCAGGTGGAGGCGATGTCGATGGGCGACGAAATCGTCGTGATGAATAAAGGAGCGATTCAGCAGGCGGATTCCCCGATGACGCTTTACCAGGATCCGGCCAATCTGTTCACGGCCCAATTTATCGGTACGCCAGCGATGAACATCATGAACATGAACGAAGTAAAAGGGCTGAACGTCCGTGCGGACCGCCCGGTAAGTTATGTGGGCTTCCGCCCGGAGCAGGCGCTTTTGAACCCTGACCAGCAGGTGGAAGGACTTGTTCTGAAAGGCGAGATTCTTACCCGCGAAAGCTTGGGGGCGGAAAATATTTATCAAATCCGTTCGGAGGCGGGAACGTTTTTCGTCAAAACCTTCCTGAAGCCGCTGGAGACCGCGGATGCAGTGAACGTGGCGGTTCCGTATGACCAGCTTTATTATTTCGGATCGGATGGGGACAGAGTATACGGGGCCATGCTGGAAACCAAACCTTTGGTTGCCGGAGGCGCATTCGTATGA
- a CDS encoding HAD family hydrolase, producing MAVDNWLEDIKVVIFDMDGTLYQEDTYMERYIRYLLEGTAHEADTETAVGMGKALRSGEQVFGFGHFYHLQDDLLVIRLEDGLARGYAWDGSSVPVRKKVYKFESIPAADLLHIGDPWGIVTMFSRKYKLPETKLAEAFDRVRKEMLAAPYRFEIHGGLMQAIEQLGVEKKVLMTNTHSESGAEFLNFMQIRHVFDEIYCGAGKPAGLESYLASLLRQGYKEYEILSVGDNPWNDLHPVKRIGGRTCFISPYPSHDPETWDLRLATLDELERLMRAIAERQMKEEIDDGTDSAEGNLQGIQG from the coding sequence ATGGCGGTAGACAACTGGCTCGAGGACATCAAGGTTGTTATTTTCGATATGGACGGTACTTTGTATCAGGAAGATACCTATATGGAGCGGTATATTCGTTATCTGTTGGAAGGGACAGCGCATGAAGCGGACACGGAGACGGCGGTTGGCATGGGAAAAGCGTTGCGATCCGGAGAGCAGGTTTTCGGGTTCGGCCACTTTTACCATCTGCAGGATGACCTGCTGGTGATCCGGCTGGAAGACGGATTGGCGCGCGGATATGCATGGGACGGTTCATCCGTCCCTGTCCGCAAAAAGGTATACAAGTTCGAATCCATCCCTGCTGCGGATTTGCTGCATATCGGTGATCCATGGGGCATCGTGACCATGTTCAGCCGCAAATACAAGCTTCCGGAGACGAAGCTGGCTGAAGCTTTTGACAGGGTGCGCAAGGAAATGCTTGCCGCACCCTACCGCTTCGAGATTCACGGTGGTTTGATGCAAGCAATAGAACAACTCGGTGTGGAGAAAAAAGTGCTTATGACCAATACGCATTCAGAGTCTGGCGCCGAATTTTTGAATTTTATGCAGATACGCCATGTATTTGACGAAATCTACTGCGGGGCGGGAAAGCCGGCGGGATTGGAGAGCTATCTGGCTTCCCTGCTCCGGCAGGGATACAAGGAGTATGAAATTTTGTCGGTCGGGGATAACCCATGGAATGATCTGCATCCGGTGAAACGGATCGGAGGCCGGACCTGCTTTATTTCCCCGTATCCAAGCCATGATCCCGAAACATGGGATTTGCGGCTTGCGACATTGGATGAACTTGAACGGCTCATGCGTGCGATTGCAGAGCGGCAAATGAAGGAGGAAATTGACGATGGCACGGATTCTGCTGAAGGGAATCTGCAAGGAATTCAAGGATGA
- a CDS encoding glycerol-3-phosphate responsive antiterminator: MHGLMTKEEFYKRLTEHKRIASVKDPRHIELALKRRNQLSGIFLLMGHIGVVKGYVNVFQEHGLPVFMHLEKIGGLSTDHYGLDYLAKSIRPYGIISTKTNVVKNAKKMGLLTVQRFFLVDSEGLDNIAKSISQTEPDIIELMPARIPDMICKVKSFTSIPIITGGLLYEESHCEDCLNHGATAISSSRPELWGKPGRKLMQI, translated from the coding sequence ATGCATGGCTTGATGACTAAAGAGGAATTTTACAAGCGGCTTACCGAACATAAGCGCATCGCCTCGGTCAAAGATCCGCGGCATATCGAGCTCGCTCTGAAACGGCGGAATCAGCTAAGCGGCATTTTTTTGTTAATGGGACATATCGGAGTGGTAAAGGGATACGTTAATGTGTTCCAGGAGCACGGACTGCCTGTTTTCATGCATTTGGAGAAAATCGGAGGTCTCAGCACCGATCACTACGGGCTCGACTATTTGGCCAAAAGCATCCGGCCTTACGGGATCATTTCCACCAAAACCAATGTCGTCAAAAATGCGAAAAAAATGGGACTGCTTACCGTCCAGCGTTTTTTTCTCGTCGATAGCGAAGGATTGGACAATATCGCCAAAAGCATTTCGCAAACCGAACCGGATATTATTGAACTGATGCCTGCCCGGATCCCGGATATGATCTGCAAAGTGAAGTCTTTTACATCGATCCCGATCATAACGGGCGGGTTATTATATGAGGAATCCCACTGCGAAGACTGCCTGAACCATGGTGCAACCGCGATCTCTTCCTCGAGGCCGGAGCTGTGGGGCAAGCCGGGGAGAAAGTTGATGCAGATTTAA
- a CDS encoding ABC transporter substrate-binding protein: MFKKKITAFTLAALMAVSLAGCGSGGTDNAEGEGKAEAAGSSKKVVIKYWYAYGDKIEEAKLHMVKTFNESQDKYEVVAEHQGGYDDLHAKVQAAFAAGNAPAVTDLEIASTGVFANSGMLEELTPYVEKDKDQVKLDDFIPGLMGNAYVNGKLYGLPFMRSTPIMYKNVTMLKNAGLDPAGPKTWEELEQYSRVLKEKGKIGMTIPVDIWYYEALVAQSGGRMLSEDGKTAAFNDAAGVAPVEFWKKLSSEGLIKMPVGDEAGATAGKDWANQMSAFKIGSTAGVAESLEIAKGNGFELQTAFMPANKDYGVPTGGCQLVITSKSKPEEKEAAWEFIKWMTSKENTIYQHKHVGYLPTRTSAAESEELQEHFKQFPQYKVAVDQLQYARPRPMENAYPEVANILSDAIQKAIIDPNTSPQDALNQAAEKANKLLAK, translated from the coding sequence GTGTTTAAGAAGAAAATCACGGCTTTTACGCTTGCGGCTCTGATGGCGGTATCATTGGCAGGTTGCGGTTCAGGCGGTACGGACAACGCTGAAGGCGAAGGAAAGGCTGAAGCTGCCGGATCATCCAAGAAAGTTGTCATCAAATACTGGTACGCCTACGGGGACAAAATCGAGGAAGCAAAGCTGCACATGGTCAAAACCTTTAACGAATCGCAGGATAAATACGAAGTCGTAGCCGAACATCAGGGCGGATATGATGATCTTCATGCCAAAGTGCAGGCGGCTTTCGCTGCAGGCAATGCCCCGGCCGTTACGGATCTGGAGATTGCCTCGACCGGCGTATTCGCCAATTCCGGCATGCTGGAAGAGCTGACGCCATATGTGGAAAAGGATAAGGATCAGGTGAAGCTGGATGATTTTATTCCGGGTCTGATGGGGAATGCCTACGTGAACGGCAAGCTGTATGGGCTTCCTTTTATGCGCAGTACCCCGATTATGTATAAAAACGTGACGATGCTGAAAAATGCCGGGCTCGATCCCGCCGGTCCAAAAACATGGGAGGAGTTAGAGCAATACTCGCGTGTACTGAAGGAAAAAGGCAAGATTGGCATGACAATTCCGGTGGATATTTGGTATTACGAAGCGCTTGTTGCGCAAAGCGGCGGCCGCATGCTGAGCGAAGACGGCAAAACGGCTGCGTTCAACGATGCTGCCGGAGTTGCGCCGGTTGAGTTCTGGAAAAAGCTCTCCAGCGAAGGGCTCATCAAAATGCCTGTCGGCGACGAAGCCGGAGCGACTGCGGGCAAAGACTGGGCGAATCAAATGTCCGCCTTCAAAATCGGTTCGACTGCGGGCGTAGCTGAAAGCTTGGAAATCGCCAAAGGCAACGGCTTCGAGCTGCAAACGGCATTTATGCCAGCCAACAAGGATTACGGCGTTCCGACAGGCGGCTGCCAGTTGGTCATCACATCCAAGAGCAAGCCTGAAGAAAAGGAAGCAGCATGGGAGTTTATTAAATGGATGACTTCCAAGGAAAACACGATTTACCAGCACAAGCATGTCGGCTATTTGCCAACCCGTACATCCGCTGCGGAAAGCGAAGAGCTTCAAGAGCATTTCAAGCAATTCCCGCAATATAAGGTCGCTGTTGACCAACTTCAATATGCAAGACCGCGTCCGATGGAGAACGCTTATCCGGAAGTAGCCAATATTTTGAGCGACGCCATTCAAAAAGCGATCATCGATCCGAACACTTCACCGCAGGACGCCTTGAATCAAGCGGCAGAGAAAGCAAACAAACTGCTTGCCAAATAA
- a CDS encoding S-layer homology domain-containing protein has product MLSQKWTRMLLAVPLTLSLFGQGVPAASASSDSSAQAQESPAASGTGRWMSGEFHVHTFQSDDAQTSLKDVLDHAFDKYGFDWIATANHLRSSKRDDKGNDIPGGPIPFSKGAMEYEVPEIKKLQEQGKYAGKMIFSGFEWDMPSHEHVSIGILGNEPNSEATLKAANQFEYLFTNRDASWFDPADVAEWNQQDQRAYTTHADALTAISWLKNKFPQTSYVILNHPSRIVGKYTIADIRDLNNLAPDIVFGMEGMIGGQMEPDRGGYNTPYTSADPLLDPKAKNRSYGGTDYMVAKVGGVWDALLGEGRHFWNFANSDFHFKIRGPYSSGYWPGEYSRNYTWTEGSDMQSILNGLRSGKSFSVYGDLINELDFHAANGGAKADMGGDLQVTEGDDVELTIRFKSPETNHYESPVDSGISGHAVPQVDHVDLIAGDVTGKTEPGTPEYSKDTNDSTKVIATFTSKDWTTDSEGYNVIKYTVKSAEKNQYFRLRGTNLGMNVEGETKDGNPLLDPVTDEADNDTRFNAINDRNYKDLWFYSNPVFVTVAPNDQFAVEAAKSALDLGDLSSVTTDISLPTEGERGTSIQWTSSHPDVIANDGKLGNRPENNILVTLTAEITRGSAKVTKTFLAVVAGMNPATVELHSAMFTADGKPYADGAWTNQSVTASVYADVHEPSTSVTLELSQDGGQTYEPYTANEPLVYEEEGERQLLFRATDETNVQTLLPLKIKIDKTPPVITLIGAETVTLTVGDQYKEQGAKVTDPVGVPEEVVITGEVNTSVSGQYTVLYNAKDAAGNAAAEVKRTVIVKEKDSGMPPAGGGSNAGGGTGNGGSGSVTPTPPTTTSPSTPPPTPSVPEGPKPLPSAQADVSAAHGSTGSIPDVAKWTIPAGAVQVDRQLNVAVVTDSGVPSTGTHKVIGPVVAFTSASGGTLAKPMDLTLHYDPKQLPSSQKPAVYYYNESRHAWVYLGGKVNPDGMITVETKHLAKYAVFGFEPAAFTDLTGHWGSPFVDRLAGMDVIRGYDEHLFHPEDQVTRVQFAVMLSKALGLAVDGDNLSFADRNQIPAWAKADVAALVKAGLISGYSGKEGLAFKPDQVITRAEMAVMLDKALQSAGVNAAVSASPAFRDASQIPAWAAASVQSLTAAGIIQGYGDQTFRAQSHATRAEAASMLYKWLEAMNI; this is encoded by the coding sequence TTGTTATCTCAAAAATGGACACGAATGTTATTGGCAGTTCCACTTACGTTGAGCTTGTTTGGACAGGGAGTGCCAGCGGCTTCGGCGAGCAGCGACAGTTCCGCGCAGGCGCAGGAAAGTCCGGCAGCAAGCGGCACGGGCAGATGGATGTCCGGGGAATTTCACGTACATACGTTTCAATCGGATGATGCGCAGACTTCTTTGAAGGATGTGCTTGATCATGCATTTGACAAATACGGCTTCGATTGGATCGCGACCGCGAATCATTTGCGGTCTTCGAAGCGTGACGATAAAGGGAATGATATTCCGGGTGGACCGATCCCGTTTTCCAAAGGGGCGATGGAATACGAGGTGCCCGAAATCAAGAAACTTCAGGAACAAGGCAAATATGCAGGAAAAATGATTTTCTCCGGTTTCGAATGGGATATGCCAAGCCATGAGCATGTGTCCATCGGAATTTTGGGCAACGAGCCGAATTCGGAAGCGACGCTGAAGGCGGCGAATCAGTTCGAATATTTGTTTACGAACCGGGATGCTTCCTGGTTCGATCCGGCAGATGTCGCCGAGTGGAACCAGCAGGATCAGCGGGCGTACACTACGCATGCGGATGCCTTAACCGCCATTAGCTGGCTCAAAAATAAATTTCCGCAAACGAGCTACGTGATTCTGAACCATCCGTCCCGTATCGTAGGCAAATACACGATTGCGGACATCCGCGACCTGAATAACCTGGCGCCGGATATCGTGTTCGGGATGGAAGGCATGATCGGAGGTCAGATGGAGCCGGACCGGGGGGGTTATAATACGCCTTATACTTCGGCCGACCCCCTGTTAGACCCGAAGGCCAAAAACAGATCTTACGGCGGTACGGACTACATGGTCGCCAAGGTCGGAGGCGTATGGGATGCATTGCTTGGCGAAGGGCGTCATTTTTGGAATTTCGCCAACTCGGATTTTCATTTTAAAATCAGGGGACCTTATTCGAGCGGATATTGGCCTGGGGAATATTCCAGGAACTATACCTGGACCGAAGGCAGCGACATGCAGTCGATCCTGAACGGTCTCCGATCGGGTAAATCCTTCTCCGTCTACGGAGATTTGATCAATGAACTGGATTTCCATGCCGCAAACGGCGGGGCGAAAGCCGATATGGGCGGCGATCTGCAGGTGACGGAAGGCGATGACGTCGAGCTTACGATCCGCTTCAAGAGCCCGGAAACGAATCATTACGAATCGCCGGTAGACAGCGGGATATCCGGGCATGCGGTTCCGCAGGTCGATCATGTGGATCTGATTGCCGGGGACGTCACCGGAAAAACCGAGCCGGGAACTCCTGAATACAGCAAAGACACCAATGATTCCACCAAAGTGATCGCGACCTTCACAAGCAAAGATTGGACGACGGACAGCGAAGGTTACAACGTGATCAAATACACAGTGAAATCCGCGGAGAAAAACCAATATTTCCGGTTAAGAGGCACTAATCTCGGCATGAATGTGGAAGGCGAGACCAAGGACGGCAATCCGCTGCTTGATCCGGTTACCGATGAAGCCGATAACGATACGCGTTTTAATGCGATCAACGACCGCAATTATAAGGATCTTTGGTTTTATTCGAACCCAGTGTTTGTGACGGTTGCCCCGAATGACCAATTTGCGGTTGAGGCAGCTAAAAGTGCTCTGGATCTGGGCGACTTAAGCTCTGTTACTACAGATATTTCTTTGCCGACTGAAGGTGAGCGCGGCACAAGCATACAGTGGACAAGCTCGCATCCGGACGTGATCGCAAATGATGGAAAGCTTGGAAATCGGCCGGAAAATAACATATTGGTAACGCTGACCGCCGAAATTACGCGCGGCAGCGCGAAGGTAACCAAAACATTCCTGGCGGTAGTAGCCGGTATGAATCCTGCGACCGTTGAACTGCACAGCGCTATGTTTACCGCAGATGGAAAACCTTATGCTGATGGTGCGTGGACGAATCAGAGCGTGACGGCCAGCGTTTATGCCGATGTACATGAGCCGAGCACATCGGTGACCCTGGAGTTGTCGCAGGACGGCGGACAAACTTATGAGCCTTATACCGCTAATGAACCGCTTGTTTATGAGGAAGAAGGGGAGCGGCAGCTGCTGTTCCGGGCGACGGACGAAACGAATGTTCAAACGCTCTTGCCGTTAAAGATCAAAATCGATAAGACGCCGCCGGTGATCACTCTTATCGGTGCCGAAACGGTAACGCTGACCGTCGGTGATCAATACAAGGAGCAGGGGGCGAAAGTCACTGATCCGGTTGGAGTACCGGAAGAGGTTGTTATTACTGGGGAAGTCAATACCTCGGTTTCAGGCCAATATACGGTGCTTTACAATGCTAAAGATGCCGCAGGCAACGCTGCCGCGGAAGTAAAACGAACCGTTATTGTGAAGGAGAAGGACAGCGGTATGCCGCCTGCAGGGGGAGGTTCCAATGCCGGAGGCGGAACTGGAAACGGCGGTTCCGGCAGCGTAACGCCAACACCGCCAACGACGACTTCGCCTTCCACACCTCCACCAACGCCATCCGTTCCGGAAGGTCCCAAACCGCTGCCATCCGCACAAGCCGATGTATCAGCTGCCCATGGTTCAACGGGAAGCATACCGGATGTCGCGAAATGGACGATTCCGGCAGGGGCGGTCCAGGTGGACCGTCAATTGAATGTAGCTGTCGTGACGGATAGCGGGGTGCCGTCTACGGGAACGCATAAAGTTATTGGTCCGGTTGTTGCTTTCACGAGCGCATCTGGCGGTACGCTTGCCAAACCGATGGATCTGACGCTTCACTATGATCCGAAGCAGCTCCCTTCTTCGCAGAAGCCAGCCGTATACTACTACAACGAATCCAGACATGCCTGGGTGTACCTTGGAGGGAAAGTAAACCCGGACGGCATGATCACGGTTGAAACGAAGCATTTGGCAAAATACGCCGTGTTTGGTTTTGAGCCGGCAGCATTTACGGATTTGACCGGACATTGGGGAAGCCCGTTTGTGGATCGTCTGGCAGGAATGGACGTGATTCGCGGTTACGACGAGCATTTATTCCATCCGGAGGATCAGGTGACGAGAGTACAGTTTGCGGTTATGCTCTCCAAAGCTCTGGGACTTGCGGTTGACGGGGACAACCTGTCGTTTGCCGACCGGAACCAGATTCCGGCCTGGGCCAAGGCGGATGTGGCGGCGCTTGTGAAAGCCGGATTGATTAGCGGATATTCAGGCAAGGAAGGCCTGGCTTTTAAACCGGATCAAGTCATCACGAGAGCCGAGATGGCCGTTATGCTGGATAAAGCGCTGCAGAGCGCGGGTGTGAATGCAGCTGTAAGTGCAAGCCCTGCATTTAGGGATGCGTCGCAGATTCCGGCTTGGGCCGCCGCATCGGTTCAATCTCTTACGGCAGCCGGGATTATTCAAGGTTACGGGGATCAGACCTTCCGTGCCCAAAGTCATGCGACCAGAGCGGAAGCTGCATCGATGCTGTACAAATGGCTTGAAGCCATGAACATTTAA